One Triticum dicoccoides isolate Atlit2015 ecotype Zavitan chromosome 4B, WEW_v2.0, whole genome shotgun sequence genomic window carries:
- the LOC119292037 gene encoding nucleolin 1-like, with protein MAAEDQIPRAQANPEKTKKRKKPKKDKWGQPIAAAADEPAVEQVQEQEAPEEPAVTAAAGAEGVGEGAESYERGKVVASGMPYTTTEEEIRELFDRFGPIRSLQLSRFPDSGNFRGLAFVTFESDEVAMKSLELDGSKIGNRFMRVERCRVTASSKRQKKTEFQSDPEKPDGCLSAYVGNLAWNITEKDLRDFFKSSRIASIRFAIDNRTGDSRGFCHVDFEDDESLEKAVGMNQSELRGRPVKIAYAIINRA; from the exons ATGGCGGCCGAGGACCAGATCCCGCGAGCGCAAGCCAACCCCGAGAAGACCAAGAAGCGGAAGAAGCCCAAGAAGGACAAGTGGGGCCAGCCCATCGCCGCAGCGGCCGATGAGCCGGCCGTCGAGCAGGTGCAGGAGCAAGAGGCACCTGAGGAGCCTGCCgtaacggcggcggcgggggcggaggGGGTCGGGGAGGGAGCGGAGAGCTATGAGCGCGGCAAGGTGGTGGCGAGCGGCATGCCGTACACGACCACCGAGGAAGAGATCCGGGAGCTGTTCGACCGGTTCGGCCCCATCCGCTCCCTCCAGCTctcccgcttcccggactccggcaACTTCCGCGGCCTCGCCTTCGTCACCTTCGAG TCAGATGAAGTTGCCATGAAATCTCTGGAGCTTGATGGATCCAAAAT TGGTAACAGGTTTATGAGGGTCGAAAGATGCAGGGTAACTGCTAGCTCGAAGAGGCAAAAGAAGACAGAGTTCCAATCTGATCCTGAGAAGCCTGATGGCTGCCTCTCAGCTTATGTCGGCAATCTCGCATGGAACATCACCGAGAAGGACTTGAGGGATTTCTTCAAATCATCAAGGATTGCATCAATAAGATTTGCCATCGACAATAGAACTGGAGATTCTCGTGGTTTCTGCCATGTTGATTTCGAGGACGATGAATCGCTCGAGAAAGCTGTCGGGATGAATCAATCTGAACTGCGGGGAAGACCTGTGAAGATAGCATATGCTATCATCAACAGGGCCTGA
- the LOC119292036 gene encoding protein FIZZY-RELATED 2-like has product MSSSEGAPPRGPASSSASSAPPTPASRTVYSDRFIPSRTGSNLALFDLAPAPSSSGSAAAAAPPSPYCALLRAALFGPDAPDRLASSAGASSSSSAASPVGSPAGGNIFRFKAEVPRNAKRALFAGGDDQDLLFPGIFTPKGSGPRKIPRSPYKVLDAPALQDDFYLNLVDWSSHNVLSVGLGNCVYLWNACSSKVTKLCDLGADDTVCSVSWAQRGTHLAVGTNQGTVQIWDATRCKRMRTMESHRMRVGALAWNSSLLSSGSRDKNILHHDLRAPEDYVSKLTGHKSEVCGLKWSYDNRQLASGGNDNKLFVWNQHSVQPVLKYTEHTAAVKAIAWSPHLHGLLASGGGTADRCIRFWNTTTNTHLSSMDTGSQVCNLVWSKNVNELVSTHGYSQNQIIVWRYPTMSKLATLTGHTFRVLYLAISPDGQTIVTGAGDETLRFWNVFPSPKSQVPS; this is encoded by the exons ATGTCGTCCTCCGAGGGCGCCCCGCCGCGCGGGCCGGCGTCGTCGTCCGCCTCCTCGGCGCCGCCCACGCCCGCCTCCCGCACCGTCTACAGCGACCGCTTCATCCCCAGCCGCACCGGATCCAACCTCGCGCTCTTCGACCTcgcccccgccccctcctcctccggaTCTGCCGCCGCGGCCGCGCCCCCGTCGCCCTACTGCGCGCTCCTCCGCGCGGCGCTCTTCGGGCCCGACGCGCCCGACCGCCTCGCCTCCTccgccggggcctcctcctcctcctccgcggcctCCCCCGTCGGGTCCCCCGCCGGCGGCAACATATTCCGGTTCAAGGCCGAGGTGCCGCGCAACGCCAAGCGCGCGCTCTTCGCCGGCGGGGACGACCAGGACCTGCTCTTCCCCGGCATCTTCACCCCCAAGGGCTCCGGCCCCAGGAAGATCCCCAGGTCGCCCTACAAG GTGCTGGATGCGCCCGCATTGCAGGACGACTTCTACCTCAACCTCGTGGATTGGTCTTCGCACAATGTCCTCTCGGTCGGATTGGGGAATTGCGTCTACCTGTGGAATGCATGCAGCAGCAAG GTCACCAAGCTCTGCGATTTGGGGGCGGACGACACCGTTTGTTCCGTCAGTTGGGCGCAGCGTGGCACCCACCTGGCTGTAGGGACTAACCAAGGCACCGTCCAG atatgGGATGCAACACGCTGTAAGAGAATGAGAACCATGGAAAGCCATCGCATGCGAGTAGGTGCTCTTGCATGGAACTCTTCATTGCTTTCTTCTGGCAGTCGCGATAAGAACATCCTTCATCATGATCTCCGTGCTCCGGAGGACTATGTTAGCAAACTCACCGGGCATAAATCTGAG GTTTGTGGGCTCAAGTGGTCTTATGATAACCGCCAGCTTGCATCTGGTGGAAACGACAACAAA CTTTTTGTTTGGAATCAACATTCAGTACAGCCAGTGCTTAAGTATACTGAGCACACAGCAGCTGTGAAAGCTATTGCCTGGTCACCTCATCTACATGGCCTTCTTGCATCTGGTGGTGGAACTGCAGATAGATGCATAAGGTTTTGGAATACGACCACAAATACACACTTGAGTTCCATGGATACAGGGAGTCAG GTGTGTAATCTTGTGTGGTCAAAGAATGTGAATGAGCTTGTTAGCACCCATGGATACTCCCAGAATCAGATAATAGTGTGGCGGTATCCGACAATGTCAAAG CTTGCCACATTGACAGGACATACATTCAGAGTATTATATTTAGCCATCTCCCCTGATGGACAG ACAATTGTTACTGGTGCTGGTGACGAGACGCTCCGGTTCTGGAACGTGTTTCCGTCTCCCAAGTCCCAGGTACCATCTTAA
- the LOC119294177 gene encoding sugar transport protein MST1-like, translating to MAVGAVGVEAGHGSPLAYGGELTFTVVMTCLVAASGGLIFGYDIGISGGVSQMKPFLQTFFPTVLRRMADAKRSQYCIFDSHALTSFTSSLYIAGLVSSFAAGRVTRSLGRRGVMLLGGALFFAGGAMTGAAMNLAMLIVGRMLLGFGVGFTNQATPLYLAEMAPARWRGSLGVAFQFFLALGILIANLVNYGTASLEWGWRLSLGLAGAPAIVIFVGALFLTDTPSSFIMRGKADLARSALLRVRGASANVDAELKDITRAVEAARSSEEGAFRKLLADRQYRPHLTFSVVVPFCHQLSGMMVLTFFSPLVFRIAGFGSNAALMGAVILAAVKFGSLILSTLVIDRYGRKVLVVVGAVIMVLCQVANAWIMGAKAADGPIPRAYGVALLALTCVQGAGFGMSWAPLIWIIPGEIFPMEIRSAGQSVSVSTTLGLTFLQTQTFLALLCRLKYATFAYYAAWVVALTAFVLVFLPETKGVPLESMGSVWDRHWYWKRFVGDGHGHGRRKPPSSPSAST from the exons ATGGCCGTAGGTGCCGTTGGCGTTGAGGCTGGCCATGGCTCCCCTTTGGCTTACGGCGGCGAGCTCACGTTCACCGTAGTCATGACCTGCCTCGTGGCGGCCTCCGGCGGCCTCATCTTCGGCTACGACATCGGCATCTCAG GCGGCGTCTCGCAGATGAAGCCCTTCTTGCAGACCTTCTTCCCCACGGTGCTGAGGAGGATGGCGGACGCGAAGCGGAGCCAGTACTGCATCTTCGACAGCCACGCGCTGACCTCCTTCACCTCGTCGCTCTACATCGCGGGGCTCGTGTCGTCCTTCGCCGCCGGCCGCGTCACTAGGTCGCTGGGCCGGCGCGGCGTGATGCTGCTGGGCGGGGCGCTCTTCTTCGCCGGCGGCGCCATGACCGGCGCGGCCATGAACCTCGCCATGCTCATCGTCGGGCGCATGCTGCTCGGCTTCGGCGTCGGGTTCACCAACCAGGCCACCCCGCTGTACCTCGCCGAGATGGCCCCCGCGCGGTGGCGCGGCTCCCTCGGCGTCGCCTTCCAGTTCTTCCTCGCCCTCGGGATCCTCATCGCCAACCTCGTCAACTACGGCACCGCGAGCCTCGAGTGGGGCTGGAGGCTctccctcggcctcgccggcgcgcCGGCCATCGTCATCTTCGTCGGCGCTCTCTTCCTCACCGACACGCCCAGCAGCTTCATCATGCGCGGGAAGGCAGACCTCGCCCGGTCGGCGCTCCTCCGGGTGCGCGGCGCCAGCGCGAACGTGGACGCCGAGCTCAAGGACATCACGCGCGCCGTGGAGGCCGCGCGCAGCAGCGAGGAAGGCGCGTTCCGGAAGCTCCTCGCCGACCGGCAGTACCGCCCGCACCTGACCTTTTCCGTCGTGGTGCCGTTCTGCCACCAGCTCAGCGGCATGATGGTGCTGACCTTCTTCTCGCCGCTGGTGTTCCGCATCGCCGGCTTCGGGAGCAACGCGGCGCTGATGGGCGCGGTCATCCTCGCCGCCGTCAAGTTCGGCTCGCTCATCCTCTCCACGCTGGTGATCGACCGCTACGGCCGCAAGGTGCTCGTCGTGGTGGGCGCGGTGATCATGGTCCTCTGCCAGGTCGCGAACGCGTGGATCATGGGAGCGAAAGCCGCCGACGGCCCGATACCGCGGGCCTACGGGGTGGCGCTGCTGGCGCTCACCTGCGtgcagggcgccgggttcggcatGTCGTGGGCGCCGCTCATCTGGATCATCCCCGGCGAGATCTTCCCGATGGAGATACGGTCGGCGGGGCAGTCGGTGAGCGTCTCCACCACGCTCGGGCTCACCTTCCTGCAGACGCAGACCTTCCTCGCCCTGCTCTGCCGCCTCAAGTACGCCACGTTCGCATACTACGCGGCCTGGGTCGTGGCCCTCACGGCCTTCGTCTTGGTCTTCCTCCCGGAGACCAAGGGCGTCCCCCTCGAGTCCATGGGCTCCGTCTGGGACCGCCACTGGTACTGGAAGAGGTTCGTCGGCgacggccacggccacggccggCGCAAACCACCTTCATCTCCGTCTGCATCAACATGA